The Tachysurus vachellii isolate PV-2020 chromosome 25, HZAU_Pvac_v1, whole genome shotgun sequence genomic sequence ATTGTACAACTTTGGTGTCACCATGCTGTCTTTCTACATGCTGGTGGAGGTAAGGGATAGAGTAAAGAATTTAAGAGAAACAAAGAATGAGAGTTCAACTAGAAGCGAGGCATATTATAAGAGAATTACACAGAGAAGGAAAGGGAACATGAAAAggctgaaaatgaaagaaatgtgtgtttggGTGAGCAGACAGATGTAAGCAAGTAAGATGCAGGAAACTGTATGACAGAAGAAAAATCAAGTGAACAGCAGTTTTAGCCCATACAAAGAATgtttcaaggtgtgtgtgcttgtgtgtgtttgtgaatttgGTAGCTTATTTCAGCAACCTGGACGGCTGGATACAAATTGAAATGCCAAGGCCTGTTTGATGCAGGGGAGGGTGACATCAGGGTAAGTAAGAAACACTACATATCACCTTTTAGTGCCAATTAGCTAATTAATTGTaaatttttactgtttttatgaAATTTCTTTGTACATTTCCTAATGTATTTTTCTTGTCTGGGCAGGTAGCAAAAGTGCTGTGGTGGTACTACTTCTCTAAGCTAATTGAGTTTCTTGACACCATTTTCTTCATactaagaaagaaaaacaatcagatTACCTTCTTACATGTGTATCACCATGCCTCCATGTTTAACATCTGGTGGTGTGTTCTCAACTGGATCCCATGTGGGCAGAGTAAGTATACAAATTTATGTTTTAAGACAGAAGCACAAGTGGCTGccacatttaattcaattttatttgttttaacaatAGATATTGTCtcaaaaaaacagctttacagaaatctaaaaatttagaataaaaatgacaaagtttaaaattaaatttctaTGCATCCCTTATGAACAAGTCTAATGCAatggtggcaaagaaaaacatgaggaagaaaccttgagtctCTGGACAGTGCAATTGTAAATAAATCCAATCTATACCTAATATTCCCATCTGGACCTAAAAAACTGTGGGGAATTATAAGAAAAAGTCCTGTACTGTAGTTTAACCTTTACTATtaacaaatagcctgcaccttttgattcAAGTATACATGGTGCTTtgtaaaaacagacaaacatttGCTCATGGTTTGATACAATTCAGTCTTTTATAGGTCAGTAGTAGCATTTTATACTTAAGGCAAAATTTGCAGAAACATATAattgtgtgtcatcagcataacagtggaagctaatgtCCTGTATTCGAAAAATTGTTCAAAGAGGTAtcatatataatgaaaaaagaagCAGTGGACCTAAAACAGAACCCTGTTGAACACTGAAAATAACCTTAATATGCATGGAGAAGTCACCAGTTACAAACCGATAATGATCAGTCAATTAATACCTGAGCCAGAGAGGGCTGATCCCTTAAAATCAACAAGAAATTCTGTCAAAAGCTAGCAtggagacacaaccctgatcagaggcccAGTAGTAGGACATTTACCACTTAAACACTTCTGTCTATGTTGatgcctaaatcctgactgatacattttagaaattttattcttttataagtATGAGCATAGCTGGTGTTCTACAGACTTTTACAAGGACCTTGGAGATATAGGGGAGCTCTGATGTTGACTTATAGTAAGGACAGCTAACAGGGGCTGaggtcaatttttttatttatttttttattaggaaTTTAATAACCActagttttaaaatatttatgcacATAGCCAGTACTATGGAAAGAACTGATTCTTTTTAGAAGGGGTTTAGTTGCTACTAGGATttattatctgtttaaagaattATGTAGGTAAGGCTGAAGAAGAAATTAGTGAAATGAATCGATCTCTTGAAGAGCGAAACATTCTAAATGCTGATCTGATATAGTAATATTGTTATATACAGGACTAGCTATCAAATTGGTTTTATAATTAATAGTCTGTATTTCTTTGCTTGATATTCTCAAAAAAAATTTGCCATTGAAGTAATCTGAAGTCATTGTTGCTATGTATTGATGGCATGCCTTTCCTACTGTGCCGTTATTcctaattaattttaaataaagcttaaaaaaggGCTATGTTTATCTTTAGTTACAGTGGAGATATACGCTGGTGCAGCACCAAGAGATTTTCTGTGGTTCAGAAGACTTATCTTCCATGCTACTTGAAATACTACCAACTACATTGATACTGTAGCATTTACTTATtatctgtcaggactcagcccggactctggccatgtgcatttgttatgttccttgtcacgtgtctgccccgcgtttgtctgctcctcctgcttccacacacctgtttcctattgtaATTACctgtctatttaaccgtgccgcgttgccttgtgcagtgcggaatctactgtggtcttagttTTGTCTGGTCCTGTCTtgagtccgtgttcctgttttttgtttgtgttaataaatcccctttgttttagctatcctgcatttgcgTCCGCTTTATCCCGCGCCATGACATTATCACATTTGCTTATTTAATTATAACATCCTATTGGTTGTTTAATTCTGGGAGACTATTGGTGAACCTCTCTGAGTAGCAAACATAAGTGTACATTTAATGGTAATCTGGCAAAGTGCATATATCATGGCACATTTTAATAGAAAACAAGATAATGACCTTCATTATTAGTGGGTGCTTATTATGTTCTGATTAACCTCTACTAAATCTAGAAAATATTAAAGTTTACAACTGTTAATACTTTATCGagaaaaacagctttaaacaggtttaaaattaaatctgcAAACTCACAGGGAGTATGGGGAGGCTGTAAATACTGAGCTGAATTGTCTTGGTAGACTTATTTTTTGTGGCTAAATATGTTGTTAGTATAAAGAAATTCAAACTCGTTGAATATATGTCTAGGTTTTTGTGTGATACCCAGATTACCATCATAAATAACTGCAACACCTTCTCCCTTGCCTGTTAAATGAGGCTGATTTATGTAACTATATCCAGGCAGACTAGCTTCATTTAATGCTTCTATTAAACATAGTACAATTAAACTCCTGATCAATAATAGTTTTATTAACAGGAAGTAATTTAGTGGAAGAGATCTAATATTTTACAATCCTAGCTTCAGATCAAATATGCATTCACTATGATCTAGCTTTATGCTAAGTaaactttttctacatttttgtttagctcaggaAACAGATACAGCCTTAATATTGTGAACCTTGGATAATGACTCATTGTAGCTAGCAGATTTTCATTTTAGCCTGCTGGTTTGCTCCCAGGCATTGCATTCAGAGTAATTAGAGCTGTTCTGAGACTAGGTGGCATGCTGCTAGAAATAAGAGCAGTACCTTAACAAAAGAGAGGACACCATCCCTTAAATCTGCTCCAATTTTCTATGAAGTCAACATTGTTTTTGGGAACACTACCTGGATATCTAGCAGTTCAGCATCCATAACCTGCTGTAAGGTACATGTACAGGTCAGAGCATATTACTGCACTGTACATTGCCTTAGATAATATACACTCTTTACAATATTAATTTTAGTAACCTCTGACTGACGAAGGCATACTAATGTATGCCTTCGTCAGTCAGAGGTTACTAAAATTAATATTGTAAAGAGTGTATATTATCTAAGGCAATGTTGCACCTAATGATGAAAAACTACCTTCAATAACCTATGCATAACTAAGACTCTAAAAAAACTTTGTATGTCCGGTGCCCTGGCTCCTGTTATACACCTAGCCAGTGCTGCTGGAGACCATAAAGGCCAAGCTAAATTCACATGCCTTAAGGTAGAATCTCTGATAACCTGATCTTTTTCAGGTTTCTTAGCAGGTGCTTCACTAAGGACATCGAATCTGCTAGACATTAAAGTGCAGAGGTGAGGTGCTCCCATGGGCCTGCTTTAGTGTTATCTTTGGCCTTGTGACTATGTCACCGAGTTGTCACCCATTTGCCCCACTTTGAGGGCTCTATTGCTGTAGTTGGGGGGGTTACTAACACCACCTAAGTAATCCAGTGGTttccctacactacactactctcaAAATTGCAAACCCTCTCTAGCCTCTGAATGCTTGCCTCTGATGTTTCAATCTTCTCCATCAGAGTGCTAAATAATTCACACATCATATGTAAAATTCTTGCTAATGAGGGTGGAAGAATTACCAAACATCCTGTATCTAATGCAATGAAGCTGATGTATCTTGGCTGAATATGGTCTAAAGATTAAGAAGGCCTGAAGTTGGGTGATTGGATAGTTACATGAATGCCAGGTTTACCAGTGTTCCAAATAAAATGGAAGTATGTtgtaatttagtttattttagaaaacttGTTTGAACATGGTCTAAACATTAAAGCCCACCTTTGTGTTCTAGTTCCTTCATTATGATATTTAATAGCTAAcaatatttgctttattttatttgtgccAGGAAGTGTTTAAAAAGGTTCAAGTTCTCAAGATAAAGTTTGTTTGCAGATTCACAAATCTGCAAACAAATAGACTTGAAATAAATTCTAAGAGGCATGTGCTCCCTATGTCCTAAAGCTCCATATGTACATCATAGAAATATAAATTTGAAGACGCAAATCATTAAGGTCTTGGGTCATGGTGACGCCATGTATTGCTTTGTAAGTGATACACTAAGTAAGTACTCTGGTATCTGAATTTTGTAATATGCTGGAGTGTATTTAGGGTACTTTCAGAAATGCCAAAGAATGCCAGAGTGACAAATACATTGTCAATTAAAACTTTTATGATGTCAGGAGATAATGACTAAGTTCAGTTAATGAGCTGGGAGGAAGTGCTGCCCTGGAAGTTCTACTGAGATATATCATCTGCAAAATTGTGAAAGCAAACATGCTGTTTGGGATTGGGGAAGTAAAAATTTGGTGACAAGGTTCAAACAAAAGGCTAATCTTTGACAGACATGAGCATCTGTAAGGACGTTGATGGCACCAGCATACGCAGAAATAAAGTGATCAGGATCATTTACAGTATGAAATACACTTTAAGGCATTACCTGATAGTATACATAAACCTGATTGGAAAGTATTGATTAATGGCCTCCActaatttaaatagaaattgaATATACAGTTGTGCTTAAAAGTTTGCATTCTTTGGGAAaaatttgcaagatgtgtatgtttttttttaatatgagtGAGTAGACAAAACAAATTTAGTTTATatcattaaataagaaaaatcttttgcattatccatcatattttccaaatcaatggcaatgtttaacagtttctttcagggtatgcaaacttttgaacacaactgtattaGAAATTTGTCTATAATAAGACTGTTTATTTGGGTCAAGGCTAATATATTGGGATTTGTGTCTCTAAGACATATCTAGGGGAAACTCTCAAACAAAAGACAGGAATAGAACCAAAACTAGACATACTAAAATAAAGGACTAGACTAAGGTAAGGTAAGCTCAGCATGAGAGCATCCCCTACCCAAAGtgcaaacacagaaacacaaggcTCAGTAACTAAGGAGGGAAAACACAAAACTTTTGGTGGTCTTTGgtgtggatttattttatttttttataatttattatttctaaaagtATGTATATTCCAGATGGGGCTGACATGCTGCAttgtttttttcaggtttttttggACCCACACTGAACAGCTTTATCCATGTGCTAATGTATTCATACTACGGCTTGTCCACCATTCCCTCCATGCACAAGTACTTGTGGTGGAAACGTTATCTCACACAGGCCCAGCTGGTCAGTACAATAATGCaagctattttttttccacatttactTTATGCACAAAATGTctaatgaaatattattaatgcCCTTCTTTGAGACTAACAAGACATATTGTGATGCTCGGAAACAGAAGTGTGAACCATAATGtgtgggaaattgttaaaatcgttatacaaataaattgaattgaattgaattaatgcaAAGTTTAATTTCCAAAGACACAAATTATTGCCATTAATATCCTGGGGAATGGCAGGCACAGTGACACCATGCATTAATTCAGTAATTCAGTAATTCAGTAATtaattcagtattcagtatagCTAAATTTTGTTATATGTTGGAGCGTATTTGTGGTCATTTCAGAAATGACAGTATACATGATGGCACAGCATCATCACATATGACAGAAATACTCTTATTTCTATTGGTCTTCAATCCACTCACTGACTGCAGTTTTCAAACCCGGAACTAGTCATGCGAAATCAGGAGGAGCAACAAAGAACATGACCCGAAGAAAAGGCTGTGTGGGAAAACAAGCCAGCGTCAGGTACAGACTGAGGGCATGTGCACACCATGCTCCTATGCCTACCATCCAAATGAAAATTTCCAGAGGGACATACAGGACTGCAGCCGTACCAGACCACGGCAATCAACCAGCCGAATTCCTTTTGGTTTACCACATGGACAGAACAATGGATTCGGGGAACACAAGAGGTGgtggagtgtggagtgtgtttgATGTTAAAAAACAGCTGAAGCAACAGTGCAAACATTGTACCCCTTTCATGCTCCTGCTCACCCAACCTTGACCATCAAATGTGACCATCAAATTTGGCTCGGCCATAGTCAGCACAGTTTATATTCCACCTCAGGTGGACCTGGACACTGCTTTGTGGGAGATACATGACGTGCTGTATTGAACACAACATCATGACTATGCGCTCATTTTGGCAGGTGACTTTAATAGAGCCAACCTCAAACGTGCAGTGTCAAATCTTTACCAGCACGTCATCTGGGAACTGCCGTAAATGTAGATGTATGTCTTGGTCCTACAGTGTGTGCAGAGAAGTGAATGAGGCAATGTGGCAAGGAGGAAACTAGAGTCACTGTTCTAGCACAGTGGTTCTAGAAGCCTGTGGCAGGGGCTACTAGGAAGGAAGCAGATCCAGACGGTATCCCAGGACAGGTAAAGAGAGCCTGCGCTGAGCAGCTAGCACTGGTGTTCAAAAAGATATTCAACCTCTCCCTAACAGTCCACCATAGTTCCAGTCCCAAACAAACCCCAGCCCAGCTGCCTCAGTGACTATCACCCAGTAGCTCTGACCTCCATAGTGATGAAGTGAGACTTCCTCACTTCTTCACTACCTGACAACCTAGGCCCACTACAATTTACATATCATCCCAACTGCTCTACTGAGGATGCTACTGAGGATGCTATTTATTACACAGCCCTTAGTCACTTGGACAGTAGGAGATGGAAATAtgttaaaatgctgtttgtagactacagttcagcattcaacaccataattccctccatTCTCACTTCTAATTTGGAGATCCTGGGATGTAGCTGAACCATATGTCAATGGATCGCCAACTTCATGATGAACAGACCACAAATAGTATGGGTGGGCAAACATGCCTCATACTCCCTCACCAATAGCACTGGTGCCCACCAGGGTTGTGTCCTAAGCCCCCTGCTGCACTGACTGTAAATATATGACTGTGGCCACTTCCATCTCCACCAGCATCATCAAATTTGCTGACTATACAATTGTGTTCAGCCTGATCTATAACAACGATGAGATGGCCtacctagaaaagactgaaaaccTGGAGATTTGGTGCCATCAGAACAACCTCTTTGTGAATGTCAGAAAGAGACAAAAgcgttgatagtggacttcaacACGAAGCAGGAGAACCCAGTGGAGGGAGTGGAGTGTTTCTGGTATCTAGGTGTTCACATCAAGCAGGACCTGTCATTGTCCTGTCACATCATCACCATAGTGAAGAAGGcacagcagcatctctactatCTCAGACGCTTAAAAGAATTCtgccctctcaggtgctaaagactttctacacgtGCACTTGATGAGAAGTATCACCAGACAGTATCACCTTGAAAGGATGGTGAGAGTAGCTGAGTGTAGCATTAACATTGAGTTCCCTGACCTGGAATCTATCTACAGTAAGTCATGCTGGACAAAGGCTAGgaagacagtgaaagacctcagccatcccaacaagtcaagtcaaatggACGCTTTTCTTTGTTTAGTTCAGAGAAGAGCTTCCACACCTTGAAGGTCAATACAGATATCTGGGCCCTCAACCAGGAGAATACCTAGAGTCTGGACCCTTTCTGGACTGCTACAACACCCACTACCTAAGCTGGACACAACTGCACAATTTGAATTACATGCACATTTTGCACGTGAACAATATATGATTATGTTCATATTTACATGGATCACTGTACCATTTTCAGTTACTATCTCCATTTTTGATATCTATTTCTACCTACCAACCTGTGTGCCTTATGCCTtatctttattactttattatctttttttctctACCTTAGCGTAATTTGCTATTTTTATATCGAGGGCAgtcataaaaacatttcactacatctactgtgtatgattctgtatgtgacaattttttttacatttgtgatGTCTACTTCAAGGTAATACTAGGTAGATTACAAATACCTGATAGGAAACATTGATTATTGGCCTCTACTAATTTGTatagaatttcattcattcattcatcttctaccgcttatccgaactacctcgggtcacggggagcctgtgcctatctcaggcgtcattgggcatcaaggcaggatacaccctggacggagttgtATAGAATTTGAATATTAGAAATTGGTCTATAATTAGTCTGTTCCTTTGCATTAAGGCTAGTATAATTGTTAGCAGGCATTACAGCCACAGGTTTGAAATTTGAATGAACAAAACGTACCCCAAGAGAAAATCAACGTACGAGACGTGGCAAACACTGAAGACCAGGCTTTAAGAATGGAAAGTGAGGTGGGCTAAAAATGAGTGGGAATAGATATTGAGCACAGGAATAAAGTAGGGCTAAAATGGTTTCAGCCAAGTGTTGGGATGTGGTTCTGGTTTGATTTGATTGTTGAAGGGACAATAGAGAATAGGAATGTTGATAGCTTGCACTGATTTTATCCTTGAAAGAACTTTGTATTTGTCTGGAGAGCTAGGCATGTCTGCTTAAGTGGCTTAAGGAGTTTGTTACAAAAAAGGCCTTTTTGTGATTCATGGTTTCACTCCAAATAcctaaatgtataaaatagtgtatagatataaatgataaaaaaaagacagtttgATTTACTTACTATTTAAATTCATAGGGCAACAAGCAGCCATATATTTCGCCCTAGCAATAATTTAACTATGAATCCAATACAGTGGAGGTCTATTTCTTCATGACCCAAAgatttaggggaaaaaaaggtttacaATATAGGCCAAATGCAGCTGAACAACTTGTTTTCAGCTTGCCTaggttctcacataccaccccactgctgtgcTATCTTCACTGGCGTCCGGTAGCATTCTGCCAAATAATTCACCATTTACTAGTCATTCTGTGTTTTGAcctttatggagttttgtggcgactgttgaaaatgaaatgatcaGGAATTCTAGGTGTATTTTATGGGTCatcagtatacacagtatacacaaatCACTGTTTCGGAATTATCTACACTGGTTTGACTTAGGCAAATATTTACCGACCTTAAAATCACGTCAAGTTTCAATTTTTCCACCAGACGTTAATATATTGTTTAAATACTGATATTGCATGGATtgcaattataaatatatttgacatctttaatcagaaaaaaaacatttgagtgTTGCATATTTGTAGCTCGGGGTTTATGGACGTTAAAACCATTTTCATAATtctaacaaacaaaatgttatattgtattaaattgTTGAAATTATATATGAGCTAAACATTGTTGCTGTTTCTCCTGGTTTTCATTTCAGGTTCAGTTTATATTAACTATAACTCACACATTAAGTGCAGTGGTTTTCCCTTGTGGTTTTCCTCTGGGCTGCCTGTTCTTTCAGTCAAGCTACATGCTTACACTTGTTATCTTGTTCGTCAATTTTTACATGCAGGTAAGAAACaatgagcaaaacaaaaaatgctatttatatatttatatataagacTTTACTATATGTCCATTGGCTTCTTATAATTACATAACTAATTGCATACACCATCTATATGTTGAGactgtacaaaaacaaataaaggatAGTGAACTTATGCTTATTCCACTTATGTAACAAACCTGAATGCCGTAcatcttttaattccttactCTAATTTTACTTCATTGCAGACATACAGAAAAAATCCAGCTAGAGATGACAAAGCTAAAGAGATGATGAGAAACTACATAAACGGCACCTCACCCTGTGCTAATGGAGCCAAACATaagcatcaatgatggcaaaTGTCTCTTCAAAAGGCATCTTTCATGTTAACTAATTTAATAGTAGGGATAATCATGTTTAAGTGTAATAATGTGGTTGTGCTTTTTATATAGAGTACTGTTTGaacctgttttgtttgtgcctCTGAAAACTTGTGTTATGATTTTAGTGATGTACTGTACCCTAAGTGGTAGACTAAGTATCTTAGGCATTTAGAAATAATGGCAATTATTTTTTGAGAGCTGGGAAATTCCATAATCAAAAAATCTTTAATCACATTATCAGCTGTCACTCAAAActaattgttatatatattcCAGTCCAGTTATATGAAGTACTTTCATTCATACTTTGTCCCACATTgacaaacatatacacagaaCAATTTATAGAAATCCATTATATCAAATTCTTATAACTATAATATTTGGCTTACGACCACTAGAATATAGTGAATTCAATCAATGGACAAATATTCTATACATTTGGGATTAAATTTACACATATTACAGGGGTAAATTTCTCTTAAATTACTCTGAAGCTTTATTCTCTATTCTTCAGATTATATGATCTGTCCTCGTCTAAGAAAATTACAGGCTGAAGTTACCTACTCAGCAGTTGTCTGTATTTTAGTCATTTCTGGATTCAAATATACATGATTTTATATGCAGATGTTgcttcacatttaaaaataagatgtTCATCTGCTGCTACTTGCcttataatacaaaaatcagTTACACCCCagaaattaaacacaacatttaagtcacaaaatataaaatgggTGCTTTTTCATACTTCCTGATCATTGTTACTGGAACTTTGGTTGTTCCAATGTGAAATAAGAGTCAACATCTCTTCTCTATCACTGcacttctttatttctgtctgggTGTGAGATTTATATGATTGAGTAGAAAAATCTTAACAGAATTAAATAGTTCTTTTGGACTACAGCAACATGAGTTGATTGGGTGGCCAGAAAGTTTCAAAACCACAGTGCCTTGCAGAGGgaatcaaaatatttttttgtttaattagtttGCTCCTGgcataattaaattatttgtagAATAGAATATGAGGAATATAAGAAGTATATGGCTATAAGATTTCAATTTCATGGTAGAGCACAATAGCAGTGTATTATCACACCCCTATAatgacaaggaaaaaaaactattaatacACTGTCTAGCCCTAATTTCTGTTATTTGTTAATGGGTAAAGTGTAGCCCTTCAAGATTTTTCAGGATAGTTTTTCTATGAGAGATGTTCATATTTTACCAGAGGACAGGCTCTGAGACAGGGGCATCATATCAGATGTAATGCAAAGGTATTAGTTACAAATCATCAGTTTGATTTCAAAGCTTATTGTATAACAATGTTGGGAGAGATTATAGTCTTTTTCCCCACTCAGAAGATATAACATAAATACATAGGTGTTGTAGAAATATGCGAATGGGGCATTACTATCCTGCAATTACACTCATACTAatttattacagtaaaataaaaaatctttttaaaaatgcatatgtatgaatgtatgaatcTAGTGTTATTCCCTTTTTGGAAGAAAATAGACATTGCATATCTACCATTCAATGAtggataaatatttataaatttccAGGtgcagtaaatattttatattgctATATTCAAATTTGGTTATATTTAGTAAATATGAACATCTTGACAActaaggattaaaaaaatatatattgtacataacTGCTACTTTTTTGTTGAGTGGAGGCATTACTGGTCATGAGATGTGTattatgtacatgtgtgtcttACATGTATGtcttttaatatgtatttattaagacAGAAGTGCAATCTAATCAGAGataattcattaatataaaaatggaaacatttataattattattattaataataataataataataataataataataatagagttgattttttaattcaacattttttatttatttttaattgccaCACAttcagtgtgtaatgttctttatatatattttttttaaattaaagataTGCAAAATATAGTTTGAAAAATGTTTACCCCATCACAAGGCAAGGTAAATGTCACTTAGTGAAACATGCTTGTTttcatcagcttttttcacacattatataatatttaaacaaacttttGTGTAAACAAATTGATTGAAACAATACATTTGAATACAAATAATGTAattcacacaaatataaattatGCAATGATCAAAGTTGTAATATTCATGTGTAGTTTTCTAGCTGGAATCTGTGCTTGGACAAATTTCTCATTCTCTAGGGCTGTCTTGGGTCTCTGCAACTGGAACTGCAGTGGACTAAAAAAGTGCAATTCAGGAGCCAGTAACAATAACACTGTTATTTTCACTGTTAATATGTTTGtagaattgtatttattaagaTCTCTAAAATGTACCACCACCTTTTGTCCAACCTTATTTCTATAaatttcatcatcattttgCATTAAACTACATAGCAGTTaatagtgtatatatttattttacatcactGCATGTTATTGCATTTCATTCTTGGATAAGCAAATTTCGCCATAGATACTGGCAACTACATTGATTCTTCCTAATGCCCATGGCTCTAATGGGTCTATGGGTGGTATGCacatcttaaaggtggggtctccgttgtttgagaaatgcttcagaaaactgcgttgggccaacaaacaaaactaacgtgtagccaatgagcagaaaggggcgtgtcttgtcaatatgtgtggagagtgtgttcagtgcgcatgtgtgacgaaagcggttttaacattgacatggcggataaaaacaaagaaagaaagtgaagaaaggcttacgataaggcaagaagcaggacccttgttaatataggatcagctttccagcgctggagagaactgaacatctTCCGAGTGAAAcagagataaacctttcacattactacaaaaacacatttgtattaccatagtattactcattgagttcatttattgataaaaaaaaaaatatatatatatatatatatatatatatatatatatatatatatatatatatatatatatatatatatatatatatacacacacacacatacatacatacatacatataccctcggtcagctgccccaacggGATCctccataatacttgtctgggttatacttgggt encodes the following:
- the elovl2 gene encoding elongation of very long chain fatty acids protein 2, with translation MDITGKNYFIAIDTWLNSAVDKLFGERDPRVRGWLLLDSCTPTLVLTFIYILIVYLGPKYMKNKMPYSLKNMLLLYNFGVTMLSFYMLVELISATWTAGYKLKCQGLFDAGEGDIRVAKVLWWYYFSKLIEFLDTIFFILRKKNNQITFLHVYHHASMFNIWWCVLNWIPCGQSFFGPTLNSFIHVLMYSYYGLSTIPSMHKYLWWKRYLTQAQLVQFILTITHTLSAVVFPCGFPLGCLFFQSSYMLTLVILFVNFYMQTYRKNPARDDKAKEMMRNYINGTSPCANGAKHKHQ